The proteins below are encoded in one region of Apium graveolens cultivar Ventura chromosome 4, ASM990537v1, whole genome shotgun sequence:
- the LOC141720614 gene encoding ras-related protein RABE1a-like, translating to MAAPPARPRADYDYLIKLLLIGDSGVGKSCLLLRFSDGSFTTSFITTIGIDFKIRTIELDGKRIKLQIWDTAGQERFRTITTAYYRGAMGILLVYDVTDESSFNNIRNWIRNIEQHASDNVNKILVGNKADMDESKRAVPTSKGQALADEYGIKFFEASAKTNMNVEDVFFSIAKDIKQRLAETDSKTEPQTIKINQADQGAGTSAAAQKSACCGS from the exons ATGGCTGCTCCGCCCGCTAGACCTCGAGCCGATTACGATTACCTCATCAAGTTGCTCCTCATCGGCGACAGCG GTGTGGGTAAGAGTTGCCTCCTTTTACGATTCTCAGATGGTTCCTTCACCACTAGTTTTATTACAACCATTGG CATAGACTTTAAAATAAGAACAATTGAGCTTGATGGAAAACGTATAAAATTGCAAATTTGGGATACTGCGGGTCAGGAGCGATTCAGAACAATTACTACAG CTTATTACCGTGGAGCCATGGGTATTTTGCTGGTGTATGATGTAACTGATGAGTCTTCCTTTAACA ATATTAGGAACTGGATCCGTAACATTGAACAACATGCGTCTGATAATGTAAACAAGATTTTGGTGGGCAACAAGGCTGACATGGATGAAAGCAAAAGG GCTGTTCCTACCTCGAAGGGCCAGGCACTTGCTGATGAATATGGCATTAAGTTCTTCGAGGCT AGTGCAAAGACGAATATGAATGTGGAAGATGTTTTCTTTTCAATTGCCAAGGACATCAAGCAAAGACTTGCAGAAACTGATTCAAAGACGGAG CCGCAAACAATAAAGATTAACCAAGCAGATCAGGGAGCAGGGACCTCTGCAGCTGCTCAAAAATCAGCTTGCTGTGGTTCTTAA